The following are encoded together in the Halopseudomonas salegens genome:
- a CDS encoding bile acid:sodium symporter family protein — MNDALPIAFDPASLIALNVIMACMMFGVSLSLRLDDFKRIALAPVAPLAGLFAQFLLLPLATCLLTWALAIEPELALGMLLVASCPGGSFSNIMTWLGRGSVAVSVSMTAVSSLAATVMTPLNFALYGWLNPYTRDYLTQISLEPGSILLLVLLVLAVPLILGMTAGRRFPRLVARSEKPLRMVSLLVFLGFVAIAFSNNLDLFVERFHSFFWLVVGHNLLALSLGYGMGRLLKLPVADRRAVTMEVGIQNSGLGLVILFTFFPQAGGMMLITAFWGVWHLVSGITLSQIWARLPVPDTPVSTLSRAQEQQP, encoded by the coding sequence ATGAATGACGCGCTGCCAATCGCGTTCGATCCGGCCAGCCTGATTGCTCTGAACGTCATCATGGCCTGCATGATGTTCGGTGTGTCGCTGAGCTTGCGGCTGGACGACTTCAAGCGTATTGCCCTGGCTCCGGTAGCCCCGCTGGCCGGATTGTTCGCCCAGTTTTTGCTGTTGCCGCTGGCGACCTGCCTGCTGACCTGGGCGCTGGCGATTGAACCGGAACTGGCTCTGGGCATGCTGTTGGTTGCCTCCTGCCCCGGTGGCAGCTTTTCCAACATCATGACCTGGCTCGGCCGCGGCAGCGTCGCCGTTTCAGTCAGCATGACCGCCGTCTCCAGCCTGGCGGCCACGGTAATGACCCCTCTGAACTTTGCCCTCTACGGTTGGCTCAACCCCTACACCCGGGATTATCTGACCCAGATCAGCCTGGAACCAGGGAGCATTCTGCTGTTGGTTCTCCTGGTGCTGGCCGTGCCATTGATTCTGGGCATGACCGCCGGACGGCGTTTTCCGAGACTGGTGGCGCGCAGTGAAAAACCGCTGCGCATGGTGTCGCTACTGGTGTTTCTCGGCTTTGTCGCGATTGCCTTTTCCAACAACCTCGACCTGTTTGTCGAGCGTTTCCACAGCTTCTTCTGGCTGGTGGTCGGGCACAACCTGCTGGCGCTGTCGCTGGGCTACGGCATGGGGCGGTTGCTCAAACTGCCGGTCGCCGACCGCCGTGCCGTAACCATGGAGGTGGGTATCCAGAATTCCGGCCTCGGCCTGGTGATTCTGTTCACCTTCTTTCCCCAGGCCGGCGGCATGATGCTGATCACCGCCTTCTGGGGCGTCTGGCATCTGGTCAGCGGTATTACCCTGTCGCAGATCTGGGCCCGTTTGCCGGTGCCCGACACCCCGGTTTCCACTCTTTCCAGAGCACAAGAACAACAACCATGA
- a CDS encoding alpha/beta hydrolase family protein: MSSRETPLALPAAEDIMLTTPGGHRISLRLFAAEASRSVVILAGAMGVNQRAYARFAEFLRTQGFTVITFDYFGSGASLHTHLRDCPVRVTDWGAEDCSAVIRYAREQYPDQQLQWMGHSVGGQLLGMTPEVNRLDHAITIACGSGYWWQNSPPTKRVAWLLWYLVAPASLQLCGYFPGKRLNMVGDLPPNVMRQWRRWCLHPEYAVGVEGESLRQQFAAVQVPISAIAFTDDEMMSETNTQSMHSFFAQTDVNMQRIDPADIGERNIGHLGWFREQYRDTLWQGTLLPLLQAQAK; the protein is encoded by the coding sequence ATGAGCAGCCGAGAAACCCCGTTGGCCTTGCCAGCAGCCGAAGACATCATGCTGACAACACCTGGCGGGCATCGCATCAGCCTGCGTCTGTTTGCTGCTGAAGCCTCGCGCTCAGTGGTTATTCTGGCTGGCGCCATGGGTGTAAACCAACGTGCCTATGCGCGTTTTGCCGAGTTTTTGCGAACACAGGGCTTTACGGTCATCACCTTTGATTACTTTGGTTCGGGCGCCTCGTTGCATACCCATCTGCGTGACTGCCCGGTGCGCGTTACCGACTGGGGTGCAGAGGACTGCTCGGCAGTCATCCGTTATGCCCGCGAACAGTACCCGGATCAGCAATTGCAGTGGATGGGGCATAGTGTTGGTGGTCAGTTGCTGGGTATGACCCCGGAAGTCAATCGCCTGGATCATGCCATTACCATCGCCTGCGGTAGCGGCTATTGGTGGCAGAACTCGCCACCGACCAAGCGTGTCGCCTGGTTGCTGTGGTACCTGGTGGCACCCGCCAGTTTGCAGTTGTGCGGGTATTTCCCCGGCAAGCGTTTGAATATGGTGGGCGATCTGCCGCCCAATGTCATGCGCCAGTGGCGGCGCTGGTGCCTGCATCCGGAGTATGCAGTGGGGGTTGAAGGCGAGTCCCTGCGCCAGCAGTTCGCCGCCGTACAGGTGCCGATCAGCGCGATTGCATTTACCGATGATGAAATGATGTCAGAGACGAATACGCAATCAATGCACAGTTTTTTTGCCCAAACAGATGTGAACATGCAACGGATCGATCCGGCAGACATTGGTGAACGCAACATTGGCCATCTCGGCTGGTTCCGCGAACAGTACCGCGACACCCTGTGGCAAGGCACCTTGTTGCCGCTGTTGCAGGCTCAGGCAAAGTAA
- a CDS encoding flavin-containing monooxygenase, which translates to MYAVIGAGPMGLAAARNLQKLDIPFVGFDLHSDVGGLWDIDNPHSTMYDSAHLISSKRMTEFAEFPMRDDVAAYPHHSEMRQYFRDYAEHFGLKEHYEFNTRVLDLAPDGDGWLLTSERNGEQQQRRFDGILIANGTLHTPNRPSVPGDFNGQLMHSAEYRSPEVFKGKRVLILGCGNSGADIAVDAVHQAAKVDMSLRRGYYFIPKFVKGRPVDTLGGKIKLPRPLKQRLDAALIRFLVGKPSDYGLPDPDYRMYESHPVMNSLILHHLGHGDITPRRDIARIDGQTVHFTDGESADYDLILMATGYQLDYPFIQRQHLNWPSEQDAPQLYMNVFHPEHHNLFMLGMIEASGLGWEGRNQQARLVALYIQHQLAKSAAASSFNHLKRERASQAIDGGYDYIKLARMAYYVNKDAYLATLKHHIDELEQALPNEQAQPVSA; encoded by the coding sequence ATGTACGCAGTCATCGGTGCCGGCCCCATGGGCCTGGCCGCAGCACGCAACCTGCAAAAGCTCGATATCCCCTTTGTCGGCTTTGACCTGCACAGCGATGTCGGCGGCCTGTGGGATATCGACAACCCGCACAGCACCATGTACGACAGCGCACACCTGATCTCTTCCAAACGCATGACCGAGTTCGCTGAATTCCCCATGCGCGACGATGTCGCCGCCTACCCGCACCACAGCGAAATGCGCCAATACTTCCGCGACTACGCCGAGCATTTTGGCCTCAAGGAACACTACGAATTCAACACCCGTGTGCTCGACCTGGCCCCCGACGGCGACGGCTGGCTGCTGACCAGCGAACGCAATGGCGAACAGCAACAACGCCGTTTCGACGGCATTCTTATCGCCAATGGCACCCTGCATACCCCAAACCGACCCTCAGTGCCCGGCGATTTCAACGGCCAGCTGATGCATTCCGCCGAGTACCGCAGCCCGGAGGTATTCAAGGGCAAGCGTGTGCTGATTCTCGGCTGCGGCAACTCCGGCGCCGATATCGCCGTGGACGCCGTACACCAGGCTGCCAAGGTCGATATGAGCTTGCGCCGTGGCTACTACTTTATTCCCAAATTCGTCAAAGGCCGGCCGGTCGATACCCTGGGTGGCAAAATCAAACTGCCGCGCCCGCTCAAACAACGCCTGGACGCCGCACTGATCCGCTTCCTGGTCGGCAAACCCTCGGATTACGGCTTGCCCGACCCTGACTATCGCATGTACGAATCACACCCGGTGATGAACTCACTGATCCTGCATCACCTGGGTCATGGGGACATCACCCCGCGCCGTGACATCGCTCGCATCGATGGCCAGACCGTGCACTTTACCGATGGCGAAAGTGCCGATTACGATCTGATTCTGATGGCCACCGGGTACCAACTGGATTATCCCTTTATCCAGCGCCAGCACCTGAACTGGCCCTCGGAACAAGACGCTCCGCAGCTGTATATGAATGTCTTTCACCCCGAGCACCACAACCTGTTTATGCTCGGCATGATCGAAGCCTCTGGTCTGGGTTGGGAAGGGCGCAACCAGCAAGCACGTCTGGTGGCCCTGTATATCCAGCATCAGTTGGCGAAAAGCGCCGCAGCCAGCAGTTTCAACCACCTCAAGCGCGAGCGCGCCAGTCAGGCAATTGATGGTGGCTACGATTACATCAAGCTGGCGCGCATGGCTTACTACGTCAACAAGGATGCTTACCTGGCCACACTCAAGCACCACATCGACGAGCTGGAACAAGCGTTGCCCAACGAACAGGCGCAACCGGTGAGCGCATGA
- a CDS encoding LysM peptidoglycan-binding domain-containing protein: MVNSTDYLEYRVKPGDSLSMIMSRFYAVSPRCPGYSGYLHQILSMNPHIRDPDLIRAGSILRLTTSPGPITFAPPIPLDRLPHRPIVEPAFTPIIPIRPIQTAPRNFMLEDVPPQDELDYWVLSWFAENTNYLVVPGSVALGAKTNLLSPANIALIERVDDLYVKYKTGQIQENQYAYQRRKALNQLRANIGPMERLLFGNQTTHQAIRIARGGGVPANQNIIQHRNRLRRLASYGRYGGYLLTGVGLTASCLQIAAASSRHEKNEIFVETIASTGVGLVGGLIVGLYLASNPVGWGTALIIAAGSAAVSFGGGRIAGTVYTLSGTEVDLVSGAGVDAVCR, translated from the coding sequence ATGGTCAACTCAACGGACTATCTCGAATACCGTGTCAAACCGGGCGATAGCCTGTCGATGATTATGAGCCGGTTTTATGCAGTTAGCCCGCGCTGCCCCGGCTATAGCGGGTACCTCCACCAAATACTGTCCATGAACCCCCATATCAGAGATCCGGACCTGATTCGCGCAGGATCGATTCTGCGTTTGACCACCAGCCCAGGGCCGATAACTTTTGCACCGCCGATTCCTCTTGATCGTTTGCCACATCGGCCGATAGTGGAACCCGCCTTCACGCCGATTATCCCGATCAGGCCGATTCAAACGGCTCCCCGGAATTTCATGCTCGAGGATGTTCCCCCTCAGGACGAACTCGACTACTGGGTGTTGAGCTGGTTCGCAGAGAATACAAACTACCTGGTCGTGCCTGGCAGTGTTGCTCTTGGTGCCAAAACCAATCTGCTAAGCCCGGCCAACATCGCCTTGATTGAGCGGGTTGATGACCTGTATGTGAAATACAAGACCGGTCAAATCCAGGAAAATCAGTACGCTTATCAGCGCCGAAAAGCGCTCAATCAATTGAGAGCCAACATTGGCCCGATGGAGCGCCTCTTGTTTGGCAATCAGACAACCCATCAGGCCATTCGTATTGCCCGTGGTGGTGGCGTACCCGCCAACCAGAACATCATTCAACATCGCAATCGTCTCAGGCGCCTGGCCAGCTACGGCAGGTATGGCGGCTATCTTCTTACGGGCGTCGGCCTGACGGCCTCCTGTCTGCAAATTGCTGCAGCCAGCAGCCGTCACGAGAAAAATGAGATCTTTGTGGAGACGATTGCGAGTACTGGGGTTGGTTTGGTTGGAGGTCTTATTGTGGGTTTATATCTGGCGTCTAATCCGGTGGGCTGGGGAACTGCTTTGATTATAGCTGCAGGTAGTGCAGCGGTAAGTTTTGGCGGCGGTCGGATAGCTGGAACAGTCTACACTCTGTCTGGAACCGAAGTAGATCTTGTATCTGGCGCGGGAGTAGATGCGGTATGTCGATAG
- a CDS encoding SDR family oxidoreductase, whose translation MTQRILITGAAGYIGHQLGNRLAADFHVLGTDIRPRDDLAFPVEQLDIRDPALAGLLQREQITHVVHLASVLQASKDRARDYDIDVNGMRNVLDCCRLAGVQHLTVTSSGAAYGYYADNPAWIDEDDALRGNREFAYSDHKRQIEELLVEYRQQHPELQQLIFRPGTVLGSNTRNQITGLFMAPKILALKGSDSPFVFIWDQDVIGAMEMGIRENKTGIYNMAGDGALTMADIAQRLNKPLVRLPVWLVKAGLQVAKWRGKPTGPEQINFLRYRPVLSNRRLKEEFGYPLAKTSAEVFEYFVEQNGLRKP comes from the coding sequence ATGACCCAACGCATACTGATCACCGGCGCTGCCGGTTATATCGGCCATCAACTGGGCAACCGCCTGGCGGCAGACTTCCACGTCCTCGGCACGGACATTCGCCCCCGCGATGACCTCGCTTTCCCGGTCGAGCAACTGGATATCCGTGACCCGGCACTGGCCGGCCTGCTGCAACGCGAGCAGATCACTCATGTGGTGCATCTGGCTTCGGTGCTGCAAGCCTCGAAAGACCGTGCCCGGGATTATGATATTGACGTCAATGGCATGCGCAATGTGCTCGACTGTTGTCGACTGGCCGGGGTGCAGCATCTGACGGTGACCAGTTCCGGCGCCGCCTACGGCTATTACGCCGACAACCCGGCATGGATCGATGAGGATGACGCCTTGCGCGGCAACCGCGAGTTTGCCTATTCCGATCATAAACGCCAGATCGAAGAGTTACTCGTCGAGTACCGCCAGCAACACCCGGAACTCCAGCAACTGATTTTTCGCCCCGGTACCGTGCTCGGCAGCAACACGCGCAACCAGATCACCGGGCTGTTTATGGCACCGAAGATCCTCGCCCTCAAGGGCAGCGATTCGCCTTTTGTTTTTATCTGGGATCAGGATGTCATCGGTGCCATGGAAATGGGCATCCGTGAAAACAAGACCGGCATCTACAATATGGCCGGCGACGGCGCCCTGACCATGGCCGACATCGCCCAGCGGCTGAACAAACCACTGGTGCGCTTGCCCGTCTGGCTGGTCAAAGCTGGCCTTCAGGTCGCCAAATGGCGCGGTAAACCCACCGGGCCCGAGCAGATCAACTTCCTGCGCTACCGTCCGGTGCTGAGCAACCGCCGGCTGAAAGAGGAGTTCGGCTACCCGCTGGCCAAGACCTCGGCCGAGGTGTTCGAGTATTTTGTCGAGCAGAATGGGTTACGCAAGCCGTAA
- a CDS encoding SDR family oxidoreductase: MPAAAGRQSIFITGAASGMGRETALLFQQQGWFVGAFDLNERGLVALQAELGADNCLIGQLDVSDKTAYEQAVQSFSEATDGRMDILFNNAGIAMRGFFDEMPFEEQMRQIQVNLVGVLNGIHLALPLLKATPNALCFTTSSSSATMGMPLIAVYSATKHAVKGLTEALSNEFRRFDIRVADVLPGLIRTAMPDDAMLAAAAPTGAFRIIEAVEVAKVVWQAYQSDTLHWYVPQELADLDKAAGNDPEKLRDKLARQI, encoded by the coding sequence ATGCCAGCAGCCGCAGGTCGTCAATCCATTTTTATCACCGGGGCCGCCTCCGGCATGGGCCGTGAAACCGCTTTACTGTTTCAGCAGCAGGGCTGGTTTGTCGGTGCCTTTGATCTGAACGAGCGCGGTCTGGTTGCGCTACAGGCTGAACTGGGTGCGGATAACTGCCTGATCGGACAGCTGGATGTCAGCGACAAGACCGCCTATGAGCAGGCAGTGCAGTCTTTCAGCGAGGCCACAGACGGGCGTATGGACATTCTGTTCAACAACGCCGGTATCGCCATGCGCGGTTTCTTTGACGAGATGCCCTTTGAGGAACAGATGCGCCAGATACAGGTGAATCTGGTCGGCGTCCTGAACGGCATCCACCTTGCGTTACCGCTGCTCAAAGCCACCCCCAATGCACTGTGCTTCACTACCTCGTCATCCTCGGCAACCATGGGAATGCCTCTGATTGCTGTGTATTCAGCAACCAAACATGCGGTGAAGGGGCTTACTGAGGCCCTGTCCAACGAGTTTCGTCGGTTCGACATCCGCGTGGCCGATGTACTGCCGGGCTTGATACGCACTGCTATGCCGGACGATGCCATGTTGGCAGCGGCAGCACCAACCGGCGCCTTCCGCATTATTGAAGCCGTCGAGGTGGCCAAGGTGGTATGGCAGGCTTACCAGTCCGATACGCTGCACTGGTATGTGCCGCAGGAGCTGGCGGATCTGGATAAGGCTGCGGGCAATGATCCGGAGAAGCTCCGCGACAAGTTGGCGCGGCAGATCTGA
- a CDS encoding MarR family winged helix-turn-helix transcriptional regulator translates to MDTRIFYLLNMARHRVYKHADQHTEQTLNISVTQLGALLLISANQGCLQKDLAHSLQLNNSALTGLAGRMEGKGLIERRTCAADGRATRLYLTALGQEKIDLARPQLDALNARLTAGFSTEEINVILTFLNHLANDIPVNGEPT, encoded by the coding sequence ATGGATACCCGCATTTTTTATTTGCTCAATATGGCCCGTCATCGGGTGTACAAGCATGCCGATCAGCATACCGAGCAAACACTGAACATATCCGTTACCCAGCTCGGTGCCCTGCTTCTGATCAGTGCCAATCAAGGGTGTCTGCAGAAAGATCTGGCCCATAGCCTGCAGCTGAACAACTCGGCCCTGACCGGCCTGGCCGGTCGGATGGAAGGTAAGGGCCTGATCGAGCGGCGAACCTGTGCTGCGGATGGACGCGCAACACGCCTTTACCTGACTGCACTGGGGCAAGAAAAAATTGATCTGGCACGACCTCAGCTGGACGCTCTGAATGCTCGTCTGACCGCCGGCTTCAGCACTGAAGAAATCAACGTGATCCTGACATTTCTCAACCATCTGGCCAATGACATCCCGGTCAACGGAGAACCGACATGA
- a CDS encoding ankyrin repeat domain-containing protein, producing the protein MPLPRMLLLLSVLSALLIGGCGQREDAAADALAELTQRKVSIDIDGLKTATQSRSLDGAYLFAAIGFFDSISDADLKAALKHAATSSNYGLAVMLERPGSNVQFSSSELQDSLDLSVRRGSRLLVSALIRHGARPGTDTLFRAAYADDFEMTRMLLQHNNDFSIGRNGEALRMAARVGNLQTLKAFVEIGEAPQEQVNQALLYAALTEQVAVVEYLVTSGVPVNHPDSDGCTALHYLAADAPVESVRYLVEHGAQVNPVCRGKETPLKWAHYGDNQPVIAYLLSVGAEPLP; encoded by the coding sequence ATGCCATTGCCACGAATGCTGTTATTGCTGTCAGTACTGTCAGCCTTGCTGATCGGCGGCTGCGGTCAGCGAGAGGACGCCGCCGCAGACGCGCTGGCCGAACTCACCCAGCGCAAAGTCAGCATTGATATTGATGGTTTGAAAACCGCCACCCAAAGTCGCAGCCTGGATGGGGCCTATCTGTTTGCTGCCATCGGTTTTTTCGACAGTATCAGTGATGCTGACTTGAAAGCAGCACTCAAGCACGCCGCCACCTCAAGCAACTACGGCCTCGCTGTAATGCTGGAGCGCCCCGGCAGCAACGTACAGTTCAGCAGTAGCGAACTGCAGGATAGTCTCGACCTATCCGTGCGACGCGGCTCCCGTCTTCTTGTTTCAGCCTTGATCAGACATGGTGCCCGGCCCGGTACGGATACCCTGTTTCGCGCTGCCTACGCCGATGACTTTGAGATGACCCGAATGCTGCTGCAGCACAATAACGATTTCAGCATCGGGCGCAATGGTGAAGCCCTGCGAATGGCCGCTCGCGTGGGCAACCTGCAAACCCTCAAGGCTTTCGTCGAGATTGGGGAAGCCCCCCAGGAACAGGTCAATCAGGCACTGCTGTATGCCGCCTTGACCGAACAGGTTGCGGTAGTCGAATACCTGGTGACCAGCGGAGTACCGGTGAATCATCCTGACAGTGATGGCTGCACGGCCTTGCATTACCTGGCAGCGGACGCGCCGGTTGAGAGTGTCCGCTATCTGGTCGAGCACGGAGCGCAGGTCAACCCCGTCTGTCGCGGCAAGGAAACACCCCTGAAGTGGGCGCACTACGGCGACAATCAACCGGTGATTGCCTATCTGCTCAGCGTCGGAGCAGAGCCGCTGCCGTAG
- a CDS encoding AraC family transcriptional regulator, which yields MHDCAEHSVTPRYSQAIVQMATQLGLRLPEPLVARLQGVQRVPIAWQDELWEAFCQASDDPLIGLKLGLQVQIGHLDSVGMLLVTCETFGEALEELIEYAPVIGDGGEFHLHREQDQVCIDYQPHLQVRVAERVEAVLASMLSLTRWATGGRFQTTGISLAHAPQAPEAEYAQLLGCPVQFNAGCNHLGFAASQLSLPQIQANAALRDHLRQLADFTLAEMGQHSVSAEVQRLVRGNPRWGKERVAEQLNLSGRHLNRKLAEEGLSFKSLRESVLQQMACQALRGPQRISEIAEQLGFSDENAFVRAFRRWQGVTPSRFRNSVDG from the coding sequence ATGCATGATTGTGCAGAACACAGCGTAACGCCGCGCTACAGCCAGGCTATTGTGCAGATGGCGACGCAACTGGGGTTGCGGCTGCCGGAGCCGCTGGTGGCGCGTTTGCAGGGTGTGCAGCGGGTGCCGATTGCCTGGCAGGATGAGCTGTGGGAGGCCTTCTGTCAGGCCAGTGATGATCCCTTGATCGGCCTGAAGCTGGGCCTGCAGGTACAGATTGGCCATCTGGACAGCGTCGGCATGCTGCTGGTGACCTGCGAGACCTTTGGCGAAGCCTTGGAGGAGTTGATTGAATACGCGCCGGTCATTGGCGATGGCGGCGAGTTTCATCTGCACCGCGAGCAGGATCAGGTGTGTATCGACTATCAGCCGCACCTGCAGGTGCGGGTCGCCGAGCGGGTGGAGGCGGTGCTGGCGAGCATGCTCAGTTTGACCCGCTGGGCGACCGGTGGTCGGTTTCAGACCACGGGCATCAGTCTGGCCCATGCGCCACAGGCGCCGGAGGCCGAGTATGCACAGTTGCTCGGCTGCCCGGTGCAGTTCAATGCCGGCTGTAACCACCTGGGCTTTGCCGCCTCACAACTGTCACTGCCGCAGATTCAGGCCAATGCGGCACTGCGTGACCACTTGCGACAGCTGGCGGACTTCACCCTGGCGGAAATGGGCCAGCACAGTGTGAGTGCCGAAGTGCAGCGGCTGGTGCGGGGCAACCCGCGCTGGGGCAAGGAGCGGGTGGCGGAGCAGTTGAATCTGAGTGGGAGGCACCTGAACCGCAAGTTGGCGGAGGAAGGGCTGTCGTTCAAGAGCCTGCGTGAGAGTGTCCTGCAGCAGATGGCCTGCCAGGCCTTGCGTGGGCCGCAGCGGATCAGCGAGATTGCCGAGCAGTTGGGCTTTTCCGATGAGAACGCCTTTGTGCGGGCATTTCGCCGCTGGCAAGGGGTGACGCCTTCGCGTTTTCGCAACAGTGTCGATGGGTAG
- a CDS encoding sulfite exporter TauE/SafE family protein, protein MLLDPWLWLAAFILLAYTVEAITGFGSLVIALSLGALLLPIDSLMPVLVPLNICMTGYLTWRHRQHIHWPTLLRLILPLMLAGTLVGYGLRPWLGDNLLKLLFGLLVFWFAARELWRMARKHVATHHPVWLSRSLTFGAGLTHGLFASGGPLLVYALAGTTLDKSQLRATLISVWFSLNTSLTFLFLLDGSLLPSLHKVIWYLPILVIGVWAGEFLHHRLNEQRFRQLVYSLLVVTGALLMVKAAAW, encoded by the coding sequence ATGCTTCTCGACCCCTGGCTCTGGCTCGCCGCGTTTATCCTGCTCGCCTATACCGTCGAAGCCATCACCGGCTTCGGCAGTCTGGTCATCGCGCTGTCACTCGGCGCCCTGCTGCTGCCCATCGATTCCCTGATGCCGGTACTGGTGCCACTGAATATCTGCATGACCGGCTACCTGACCTGGCGCCATCGCCAACATATTCACTGGCCAACCCTGCTCAGACTCATTCTGCCACTGATGCTCGCTGGCACCCTGGTGGGTTACGGGCTCCGCCCCTGGCTGGGCGACAACCTGCTCAAACTATTGTTCGGGTTGCTGGTCTTCTGGTTTGCCGCTCGGGAGCTTTGGCGCATGGCGCGCAAGCACGTAGCCACTCACCACCCCGTCTGGCTCAGCCGCAGCCTGACTTTTGGTGCCGGCCTGACCCACGGCCTGTTTGCCTCCGGTGGGCCTTTACTGGTCTATGCGCTGGCTGGCACCACGCTGGACAAAAGCCAACTACGCGCCACCCTGATCAGCGTCTGGTTCAGCCTGAATACCAGCCTGACCTTTCTTTTTCTGCTTGATGGCAGTCTGCTGCCCAGCCTGCACAAGGTGATCTGGTATCTGCCCATACTGGTGATTGGCGTCTGGGCCGGGGAATTCCTGCATCATCGCCTCAACGAACAACGCTTTCGTCAGCTGGTGTATAGCCTGCTGGTCGTGACCGGAGCCTTGCTGATGGTCAAGGCGGCAGCATGGTAG
- a CDS encoding SDR family oxidoreductase codes for MTTTLITGAASGLGWAMARHWFAAGHNLVLADIDTAGLSQRASELNDPQRVLTVTCDITRPEDIGYLLDETRAQFGALDLLVNNAGITHRSPAHQTNPAVFRKVMAVNWQGPVELTLAALPLLRESGGQIICIGSMAGWMPVPGRAAYCAAKSALTQFFEVLRLELEADGIHILMAYPSFLDTPIEHHALGKDGTTAQHARSMIGRMKSAEWMATLIDQSLQKRKRWLLPEPVSRFGSLLWRIAPGLYLRQVRKRFAGELR; via the coding sequence ATGACCACTACCCTGATTACCGGCGCCGCCTCTGGCCTGGGCTGGGCCATGGCCCGGCACTGGTTTGCCGCCGGGCACAACCTGGTGCTGGCGGATATCGACACTGCCGGGCTGAGCCAGCGCGCCAGCGAACTGAACGACCCGCAGCGCGTGTTGACGGTCACCTGCGATATCACCCGGCCGGAGGATATCGGCTATCTGCTGGATGAAACCCGGGCCCAGTTCGGCGCTCTCGATCTGCTGGTCAACAATGCCGGCATTACCCACCGTTCTCCGGCTCACCAGACCAATCCGGCGGTGTTTCGCAAGGTCATGGCGGTGAACTGGCAGGGGCCGGTCGAACTGACTCTGGCAGCCTTGCCGCTGCTGCGTGAGTCCGGCGGCCAGATTATCTGCATCGGTTCCATGGCTGGCTGGATGCCGGTACCTGGCCGCGCCGCCTACTGTGCGGCAAAAAGTGCCCTGACCCAGTTCTTTGAAGTGTTGCGCCTGGAGCTGGAAGCCGACGGCATTCATATCCTGATGGCTTACCCGAGCTTTCTGGACACGCCGATCGAGCACCACGCCCTGGGCAAGGATGGCACCACGGCTCAACACGCGCGCTCCATGATTGGCAGGATGAAAAGTGCCGAATGGATGGCCACGCTGATTGACCAGAGCCTGCAAAAACGCAAACGCTGGCTGCTGCCCGAACCGGTTTCCCGTTTTGGCAGCCTGCTCTGGCGGATTGCCCCAGGCCTGTACTTGCGTCAAGTACGGAAGCGCTTCGCAGGCGAATTGCGCTGA
- a CDS encoding pyridoxine/pyridoxamine 5'-phosphate oxidase — MDNPIAKFEQCWQAALADSPLQQKSAICVSTIDAQGFPAGRFVDLKAVTNDGFIFCTNLDSVKARHLQHNAKIALTAWWDHAGYQIRVVGLAQAITAAEADRFWHARNREAQLASSAFNQSEPLSRETELTTRFNQTADAHAGQPVPRPDNWGGFCVQPVSIEFLTFQNDRLHLREYFARSGDGWIKQLLQP; from the coding sequence ATGGATAACCCGATAGCAAAATTTGAACAATGCTGGCAAGCAGCGCTGGCCGATAGCCCTTTGCAGCAGAAAAGCGCCATCTGCGTCTCAACCATTGATGCGCAGGGCTTTCCTGCCGGACGCTTTGTTGATCTGAAAGCCGTGACAAATGACGGCTTTATCTTTTGTACCAATCTCGACTCGGTCAAAGCCCGTCACTTGCAACACAATGCCAAAATCGCGCTAACCGCCTGGTGGGATCATGCCGGCTATCAGATACGGGTTGTTGGTCTGGCACAGGCTATAACTGCTGCCGAAGCGGATCGTTTCTGGCACGCCAGAAACCGTGAGGCTCAGTTGGCAAGCAGCGCCTTCAATCAGAGTGAGCCACTGTCCAGGGAAACAGAGCTGACGACGCGATTCAATCAGACCGCTGATGCCCACGCCGGACAACCCGTCCCCAGACCGGACAACTGGGGCGGTTTTTGTGTACAACCTGTATCGATAGAGTTTCTGACGTTTCAGAACGACCGATTACATCTGCGCGAATATTTTGCGCGAAGTGGCGACGGCTGGATCAAGCAGCTGCTGCAACCTTGA